The following coding sequences are from one Ruminococcus flavefaciens AE3010 window:
- the miaB gene encoding tRNA (N6-isopentenyl adenosine(37)-C2)-methylthiotransferase MiaB, protein MKDNTAEISEINALLGDNTRKAYVRSFGCQLNVSDGEKIKGLLKKMGYGFTEDEHEADLIILNTCAVRESAEDRVFGIVGSMKKLKELKPSLIMGIAGCMTAQGHIAEKIRRSYPQVDFVLGTSAISALPRLLLEALRGVRFSADISEYDDFSEVAEQVRDSSFKASVPIMFGCNNFCTYCIVPYVRGRERSRRPEDIIAEVRQLVNEGYKEIMLLGQNVNSYGNDLGGEMSFPQLLRELDKIEGDFWIRFMSSHPKDASKELIDAIFECKKVAKHLHLPVQSGSSAVLERMNRRYTVEKYLGIVDEIRSRDPDFSLTTDLIVGFPDETDEEFRATLDLVKKVKYDNIYSFIYSKRSGTKAADLPDGISDEEKGRRMRELLEVQREVSTEHYKRFIGRTMRVLAEGASKKKEGWLTGKSSEFIIVEFEGDSSLIGQFVDVEITDAMNWAVSGHIKKGQI, encoded by the coding sequence TTGAAGGACAATACCGCGGAAATAAGTGAGATAAACGCCCTGCTTGGCGATAATACGCGAAAAGCCTATGTCAGGAGCTTCGGCTGTCAGCTGAATGTGTCCGACGGCGAAAAGATAAAGGGACTGCTGAAAAAAATGGGCTACGGCTTCACCGAGGACGAGCACGAGGCTGACCTTATCATACTCAACACCTGTGCGGTGCGCGAGAGCGCCGAGGACAGAGTTTTCGGCATAGTGGGCAGCATGAAAAAGCTCAAGGAGCTCAAACCGTCCCTTATTATGGGCATTGCGGGCTGCATGACGGCTCAGGGCCATATTGCCGAGAAGATACGCAGGTCCTATCCGCAGGTGGACTTCGTACTGGGAACGTCCGCCATAAGCGCCCTGCCGAGGCTGCTTCTGGAAGCGCTGAGGGGAGTAAGGTTCTCGGCGGATATAAGCGAGTACGATGACTTCTCCGAGGTTGCGGAGCAGGTGCGCGACAGCAGCTTCAAGGCTTCTGTGCCAATAATGTTCGGCTGCAACAACTTCTGCACCTACTGCATAGTGCCCTATGTCCGCGGACGTGAGCGCAGCCGCCGTCCCGAGGATATAATCGCCGAGGTAAGGCAGCTTGTGAACGAGGGCTACAAGGAGATAATGCTCCTCGGACAGAATGTCAACTCCTACGGCAATGACCTTGGAGGAGAGATGAGCTTTCCACAGCTCCTTCGTGAGCTGGACAAGATAGAGGGCGACTTCTGGATACGCTTCATGTCCTCCCACCCCAAGGACGCTTCAAAGGAGCTTATTGACGCCATATTCGAATGCAAAAAGGTGGCAAAGCACCTGCACCTGCCCGTACAGAGCGGCAGCAGCGCGGTGCTTGAACGAATGAACCGCCGCTATACCGTGGAAAAGTACCTCGGCATAGTGGACGAGATACGCAGCCGCGATCCTGATTTTTCACTGACTACCGACCTTATAGTGGGCTTTCCCGATGAGACTGACGAGGAGTTCCGCGCTACGCTTGACCTTGTGAAAAAGGTGAAGTACGACAATATCTACTCGTTCATCTACTCCAAGCGCTCGGGAACAAAGGCGGCTGATCTGCCCGACGGTATTTCCGACGAGGAAAAGGGCAGGCGCATGAGAGAGCTTCTTGAAGTACAGCGGGAGGTGTCCACGGAGCACTACAAGCGCTTCATCGGCAGGACTATGAGAGTCCTTGCAGAGGGGGCTTCAAAGAAGAAAGAGGGCTGGCTGACGGGAAAGAGCAGCGAGTTCATAATAGTTGAGTTTGAGGGAGACAGCTCCCTTATAGGTCAGTTCGTTGACGTGGAGATAACCGACGCCATGAACTGGGCTGTATCAGGACATATAAAGAAAGGACAGATATAA